From one Bradyrhizobium sp. Ash2021 genomic stretch:
- a CDS encoding alpha/beta hydrolase, which produces MDNTMPILLVPGLVSSPRIFSPVVPALWRFGPVTIANHIRDDNMGAIARRILAEAPPRFALAGHSMGGYIAFEILRQAPARVAKLALINTQGRPDTAEATTRRHGMIARARSGEYRAVLDELFLGFVHPLRLQDAVLRQLVYDMGDDVGPEAFIRQQIAVIGRPDSRPSLAWIKCPTLVLSGDQDNTIPNSLSMEMANGIPDAKLKILPNCGHLPQVEQPQATADALVEWLRS; this is translated from the coding sequence ATGGACAATACGATGCCGATCCTGCTCGTTCCGGGCCTGGTGTCATCGCCGCGGATTTTCTCGCCCGTGGTCCCGGCCTTGTGGCGGTTCGGCCCGGTCACCATCGCCAACCACATCCGCGACGACAATATGGGGGCGATCGCCCGCCGGATCCTGGCCGAGGCGCCGCCGCGCTTTGCGCTGGCCGGGCATTCGATGGGCGGCTACATCGCCTTCGAGATCCTGCGGCAGGCGCCGGCGCGGGTCGCTAAACTGGCGCTGATCAACACCCAGGGCCGGCCGGACACGGCGGAAGCGACGACCCGCCGCCATGGCATGATCGCCCGCGCCAGGAGCGGCGAATACCGTGCCGTGCTCGACGAGCTTTTCCTTGGCTTCGTGCATCCATTGCGGCTGCAGGATGCCGTGTTGCGCCAGCTTGTCTACGACATGGGCGACGATGTCGGGCCGGAGGCGTTCATCCGCCAGCAGATCGCGGTCATCGGCCGGCCGGACTCGCGACCGTCGCTGGCGTGGATCAAATGTCCGACGCTGGTCTTGAGCGGCGACCAGGACAACACCATCCCGAACTCGCTCTCGATGGAGATGGCCAACGGCATCCCCGACGCGAAACTGAAAATCCTGCCGAATTGCGGGCATCTGCCGCAGGTGGAACAGCCGCAGGCGACCGCGGACGCGCTGGTCGAATGGCTGCGGAGCTAG